A window of Nisaea sediminum genomic DNA:
AGGGCTGCGAGAGCCTTTTCCACATCCATGCCACGGATCATCTGCGCGACGACATTCAGCTTCTGCGGGCTCACGCGTACATTGCGGAGCACTGCCTTCGCCTCGGTATCGTCCAGCCTGCGTTCGGCCGCACTCTTTCCCATGGTCTCTGCTCCAGTCCTCAGCGCCGCGACTTCTTATCGGCCGCGTGGCCGTAATAAGTGCGGGTCGGCGCGAATTCGCCGAGTTTGTGTCCGACCATGTTCTCGGTCACCAGAACCGGAACGAATTTCTGGCCATTGTGAACCCCGAAGGTCAGACCGACGAACTGCGGCAAAATCGTCGACCGGCGCGACCAGGTCTTGATGACCTCGTTACGGCCGGACGCGCGTGTCGCGTCGGACTTCTTCAGGAGATACCCGTCAACAAACGGGCCTTTCCAAACAGAACGTGCCAACGTCTATCTCCTCT
This region includes:
- the rpsS gene encoding 30S ribosomal protein S19, with translation MARSVWKGPFVDGYLLKKSDATRASGRNEVIKTWSRRSTILPQFVGLTFGVHNGQKFVPVLVTENMVGHKLGEFAPTRTYYGHAADKKSRR